A window from Aerococcus sp. Group 1 encodes these proteins:
- a CDS encoding type II toxin-antitoxin system PemK/MazF family toxin, with the protein MVKVKQGSIIKIYLDPKQGHEQKGYRPYICLSHGIVNKYSNIAIFAPISNTNRKYPFYVELEQTKTTGKVLLDQLVTIDFNARSYKYIEQVPDDILIDLLARVKVLFEKE; encoded by the coding sequence ATGGTAAAAGTAAAGCAGGGGTCGATTATAAAGATATATTTGGATCCAAAACAGGGTCATGAACAAAAAGGCTACAGGCCCTATATTTGTTTGAGCCATGGAATTGTTAATAAGTACTCAAATATTGCAATTTTTGCACCGATTAGTAATACAAATAGAAAATATCCATTTTATGTTGAATTAGAGCAGACTAAAACTACAGGAAAAGTCTTATTAGATCAACTAGTGACCATCGATTTTAATGCCAGAAGCTATAAGTATATCGAACAAGTGCCAGACGATATACTCATTGATTTGTTGGCTCGAGTAAAAGTGCTATTTGAAAAAGAATAG
- a CDS encoding DUF1828 domain-containing protein: MRNLSNAFTLKKLYFNWLFNEYKYEDIDSKVVKIDTPFLDNKFDTIVMYAEFLNEEKIRLTDDGWTLNDLESHGLIFSKQSTTRNRLLNNIANSLGIEIEDSELTVTATYEKFPIIKQRLLQAIMQVNDLIVLRDNNVKHIFYEEVSSFLDQNGIFNSKKPSFPGKSGITVQFDFSVPTKKGEKLIRTIRNGNDLNRSKLLTMDTQLLRHSKTNAIYQAIYDDINYPIKNMTDIKEFFSENSTAKIVPLFYSEVKNNPSLVANQ, from the coding sequence GTGAGGAATTTGTCTAATGCATTTACTCTAAAAAAGTTATATTTTAACTGGTTGTTTAATGAGTACAAATATGAAGATATCGATTCAAAAGTAGTAAAAATAGATACACCATTTTTGGATAATAAATTTGATACTATCGTCATGTATGCTGAATTTTTAAATGAAGAAAAAATTCGACTAACCGACGATGGGTGGACGCTTAATGATTTAGAAAGTCATGGTTTGATTTTTTCAAAACAGTCAACGACTAGAAATAGGTTACTGAATAATATAGCGAATAGTCTTGGAATAGAAATTGAAGACAGTGAACTTACTGTGACAGCCACTTATGAAAAGTTTCCAATCATAAAACAACGACTTTTACAAGCGATTATGCAGGTCAATGATTTAATTGTTTTAAGAGATAATAATGTTAAACATATCTTTTATGAAGAAGTATCATCTTTTCTTGATCAGAATGGTATTTTTAATTCAAAGAAGCCTTCATTTCCAGGGAAAAGTGGGATAACCGTTCAATTTGATTTTTCTGTACCAACCAAGAAGGGCGAAAAATTAATAAGAACGATTCGAAATGGTAATGATTTAAATCGGTCTAAATTGTTAACAATGGATACGCAGTTATTAAGACATTCTAAGACAAACGCAATCTATCAGGCTATATATGATGATATAAATTATCCAATAAAAAATATGACTGATATTAAAGAATTTTTTTCTGAAAACAGTACTGCAAAAATTGTTCCTCTATTCTATTCAGAAGTTAAAAATAATCCCAGTTTAGTTGCAAACCAATAA